One region of Priestia megaterium genomic DNA includes:
- a CDS encoding NRAMP family divalent metal transporter, translating to MLGAAFLMATSAIGPGFLTQTTVFTQNLAASFGFVILISIILDIFAQTNVWRIIAVSEKRGQEIANMVFPGLGYVLAILIVIGGLAFNIGNIAGAGLGLNAITGISPTAGAAISAVIAVLIFVVKEAGKAMDRFTQIAGFVMIGLMLYVAATTSPPVGEAVVKSFKPDQIDIIAIVTLVGGTVGGYITFAGGHRLLDAGVKGIDSLPQVTKSSVTGILITSVMRIALFLAVLGVVSKGLQIDPANPPASVFQLAAGNVGYKIFGIVMWSAAITSVVGAAYTSVSFIQTFSEKLNKNSNWIIIGFIIISTLSFVLIGKPVKVLLLVGAINGLILPIALGTLLVAAYKKSIVGEYKHPLWLTISGVLVVIVMALMGGYTLMDQLPQLFK from the coding sequence ATGCTTGGAGCCGCTTTTTTAATGGCCACATCGGCTATTGGACCAGGCTTTTTAACTCAAACTACCGTATTTACACAAAATTTAGCCGCAAGCTTTGGATTCGTTATTTTAATTTCAATTATTCTTGATATCTTTGCTCAAACCAACGTATGGAGGATTATTGCCGTTTCTGAAAAACGCGGACAAGAAATCGCCAATATGGTATTTCCCGGATTAGGATACGTGCTCGCTATTTTAATTGTAATTGGAGGACTTGCATTTAATATTGGAAATATTGCCGGTGCCGGTCTTGGATTAAATGCGATTACAGGTATTTCTCCAACAGCCGGAGCTGCAATTAGTGCAGTTATTGCCGTGCTAATCTTCGTTGTAAAAGAAGCTGGAAAAGCAATGGATCGCTTCACGCAAATTGCAGGTTTTGTCATGATTGGGCTAATGCTATATGTAGCAGCTACTACTTCACCTCCCGTTGGAGAAGCTGTAGTGAAATCTTTTAAACCTGATCAAATCGACATCATTGCGATCGTTACGCTTGTTGGAGGTACTGTTGGTGGTTATATTACCTTTGCAGGCGGACATCGTCTTTTAGATGCCGGGGTAAAAGGCATCGATTCTTTACCTCAAGTAACTAAAAGTTCTGTAACAGGAATTCTTATCACTTCCGTTATGCGAATCGCTTTGTTTTTAGCTGTACTTGGCGTTGTATCTAAAGGGTTACAAATTGATCCGGCCAATCCTCCAGCATCCGTGTTTCAGCTCGCAGCAGGAAACGTCGGTTATAAAATCTTTGGTATTGTCATGTGGTCTGCCGCTATTACGTCTGTAGTGGGAGCTGCTTATACATCCGTTTCGTTTATTCAAACGTTTAGTGAAAAACTTAATAAAAACTCAAACTGGATTATTATTGGATTTATTATTATTTCAACTCTGTCGTTTGTCTTAATTGGAAAACCTGTAAAAGTTCTTCTGTTAGTTGGAGCAATTAATGGATTAATTCTTCCGATCGCCCTTGGAACATTACTAGTTGCTGCGTACAAAAAAAGTATCGTTGGCGAATATAAGCATCCTTTATGGCTTACCATTTCTGGTGTACTTGTCGTTATTGTGATGGCTTTAATGGGTGGCTATACGTTAATGGATCAACTTCCTCAATTATTTAAATAA
- the pxpA gene encoding 5-oxoprolinase subunit PxpA: protein MSRVDLNCDLGESFGAYRIGNDEAILEHVTSVNVACGFHAGDPSVMRKTVKLAAEKKVQIGAHPGLQDLIGFGRRNINISPQEAYDIVVYQIGALNGFLQAEGLSMQHVKPHGALYNMAAKNKALSEAIAKAVYNVNPELILFGLSGSELIQAGNRIGLKTANEVFADRTYQLDGSLTPRTEPNALIENDDEAVSQVITMVKEGKVKSQQGKDVELQADTICIHGDGAHALEFARHVNRSLQASEVVVKAISQ from the coding sequence TTGAGTAGAGTGGATTTAAACTGTGATTTAGGGGAAAGCTTTGGTGCTTATCGCATTGGCAATGATGAAGCCATTTTAGAACACGTGACGTCTGTAAACGTAGCCTGTGGATTTCATGCAGGGGATCCAAGCGTCATGAGAAAAACGGTAAAATTGGCCGCTGAAAAAAAAGTGCAAATTGGTGCTCATCCTGGTCTACAGGACCTTATCGGTTTCGGACGCAGAAACATCAATATTTCACCTCAGGAAGCCTACGATATCGTAGTCTATCAAATTGGTGCATTAAACGGTTTTTTGCAAGCAGAAGGGTTATCAATGCAGCATGTAAAACCTCACGGTGCACTATATAACATGGCTGCTAAAAATAAAGCGTTGTCTGAAGCAATAGCAAAAGCTGTTTACAACGTAAATCCTGAGCTGATTTTGTTTGGATTATCTGGAAGTGAGCTGATTCAAGCAGGTAACAGAATTGGTTTGAAAACGGCCAACGAAGTATTTGCAGACCGTACCTATCAGTTAGACGGTTCTCTTACGCCTCGTACAGAACCAAATGCTTTAATTGAAAATGACGACGAAGCTGTTTCTCAAGTTATTACAATGGTGAAAGAAGGGAAAGTCAAATCTCAGCAAGGCAAGGATGTAGAATTGCAGGCAGACACGATTTGTATTCACGGAGACGGGGCTCACGCACTTGAATTTGCTCGTCATGTCAACCGTTCTTTACAAGCATCAGAAGTGGTAGTTAAGGCTATTTCACAATAA
- a CDS encoding alpha-amylase family glycosyl hydrolase, whose product MQTIAKKGDETMKGKKWTALALTLPLAASLSTGVHAETVHKGKSPAADKNGVFYEVYVNSFYDANKDGHGDLKGLTQKLDYLNDGNSHTKNDLQVNGIWMMPVNPSPSYHKYDVTDYYNIDPQYGNLQDFRKLMKEADKRDVKVIMDLVVNHTSSEHPWFQAALKDKNSKYRDYYIWADKDTDLNEKGSWGQQVWHKAPNGEFFYGTFWEGMPDLNYDNPEVRKEMINVGKFWLKQGVDGFRLDAALHIFKGQTPEGAKKNLLWWNEFRDAMKKEKPNVYLTGEVWDQPEVVAPYYQSLDSLFNFDLAGKIVSSVKAGNDQGIATAAAATDELFKSYNPNKIDGIFLTNHDQNRVMSELSGDVNKAKSAASILLTLPGNPYIYYGEEIGMTGEKPDELIREPFRWYEGNGLGQTSWETPVYNTGGNGVSVEAQTKQKDSLLNHYREMIRVRQQHEELVKGTLQSISVDSKEVVAYSRTYKGNSISVYHNISNQPVKVSVAAKGKLIFASEKGAKKVKNQLLIPANTTVLVK is encoded by the coding sequence ATGCAAACGATTGCAAAAAAAGGGGATGAAACGATGAAAGGGAAAAAATGGACAGCTTTAGCTCTAACACTGCCGCTGGCTGCTAGCTTATCAACAGGCGTTCACGCCGAAACCGTACATAAAGGTAAATCTCCAGCTGCAGATAAAAACGGTGTATTTTATGAGGTGTATGTAAACTCTTTTTACGATGCAAATAAAGATGGACATGGTGATTTAAAAGGTCTTACACAAAAGCTGGACTATTTAAATGATGGCAATTCTCATACAAAGAATGATCTTCAAGTAAACGGGATTTGGATGATGCCGGTCAACCCTTCTCCTAGCTATCATAAATATGATGTAACGGACTATTATAACATTGATCCTCAGTACGGAAATCTGCAAGATTTTCGCAAACTGATGAAAGAAGCAGATAAACGAGATGTAAAAGTTATTATGGACCTCGTTGTGAATCATACGAGCAGCGAACACCCTTGGTTTCAAGCTGCGTTAAAAGATAAAAACAGCAAGTACAGAGATTACTATATTTGGGCTGATAAAGATACCGACTTGAATGAAAAAGGATCTTGGGGGCAGCAAGTATGGCATAAAGCTCCAAACGGAGAGTTTTTTTATGGAACGTTCTGGGAAGGAATGCCTGACTTAAATTACGATAACCCTGAAGTAAGAAAAGAAATGATTAATGTCGGAAAGTTTTGGCTAAAGCAAGGCGTTGACGGCTTCCGCTTAGATGCTGCGCTTCATATCTTTAAAGGTCAAACACCTGAAGGCGCTAAGAAAAATCTCCTGTGGTGGAATGAGTTTAGAGATGCAATGAAAAAAGAAAAACCTAACGTATATCTAACGGGTGAAGTATGGGATCAGCCGGAAGTAGTAGCTCCTTATTATCAGTCGCTTGATTCCCTATTTAACTTTGATTTAGCAGGAAAAATTGTCAGCTCTGTAAAAGCAGGAAATGATCAAGGAATCGCTACTGCAGCAGCGGCAACGGATGAGCTGTTCAAATCATACAATCCAAATAAAATTGACGGCATTTTCTTAACCAACCATGACCAAAATCGCGTCATGAGTGAGCTGAGCGGCGATGTCAATAAAGCAAAATCAGCTGCTTCTATCTTACTTACGCTTCCTGGCAACCCGTATATTTATTACGGTGAAGAAATCGGCATGACTGGTGAAAAGCCTGATGAGTTAATCCGTGAACCGTTCCGCTGGTACGAAGGAAACGGACTTGGACAAACTAGTTGGGAAACACCTGTATACAATACAGGTGGCAACGGCGTGTCTGTAGAAGCACAAACCAAACAAAAGGACTCTTTGTTAAATCATTACCGTGAAATGATTCGCGTGCGTCAGCAGCACGAAGAGTTAGTAAAAGGAACGCTTCAATCTATTTCAGTAGACAGTAAAGAAGTTGTTGCTTATAGCCGTACGTATAAAGGCAACTCCATTAGTGTGTATCATAATATTTCAAATCAACCTGTAAAAGTATCTGTAGCAGCGAAAGGTAAATTAATTTTTGCTAGTGAAAAAGGTGCTAAAAAGGTCAAAAATCAGCTTTTGATTCCGGCGAATACAACGGTTTTAGTAAAATAA
- a CDS encoding anti sigma factor C-terminal domain-containing protein: MKKTNDELDSIFDGKSLHRTLRKAKYRAISRTIFISALVVSFIIGIFVKGNNYFINTQGEKIADRLITENYVRMSPNTFTSTDTISIGVLKGTIKSEVFKVIENKVIPWDTEEITYDLLGNLNASFSMSSTIVNETTVYHIPNGQREMLFYVPKYKYKLYANDFDMIKKYPNDKYMEMAISLNKNYTLKEVQKMLPTSTHQTWYWVDNYGKSTGYRNNPENGRWLLGISKPSPQLGAKLTTTKIKTEADFLNELQKTDPGEVKNLKNRQKNGLIIGVVVTGTKEELLSLKNKLYVKAASLGAVVDKY; this comes from the coding sequence ATGAAGAAAACGAATGATGAGTTAGATTCTATTTTTGATGGAAAGTCTTTACATAGAACACTTAGAAAAGCAAAGTATAGAGCAATTTCACGAACAATTTTTATCTCCGCACTCGTAGTCAGCTTTATTATTGGTATATTTGTAAAAGGGAATAATTACTTTATTAACACACAAGGAGAAAAAATTGCTGATCGGTTAATCACAGAAAATTATGTGAGGATGTCTCCAAATACATTTACTAGTACAGATACAATTTCAATTGGAGTTTTAAAGGGGACTATTAAGAGTGAAGTATTTAAAGTTATTGAAAACAAAGTGATACCTTGGGATACAGAAGAAATAACGTATGATTTACTCGGAAACTTGAATGCATCATTCTCCATGAGTAGTACAATTGTCAATGAAACGACAGTTTATCATATTCCTAATGGGCAACGTGAGATGTTATTTTACGTACCCAAATACAAATATAAGTTGTATGCGAATGACTTTGACATGATTAAAAAATATCCAAATGATAAATACATGGAGATGGCCATATCTCTCAATAAAAATTACACATTGAAAGAAGTACAAAAGATGCTGCCTACATCTACTCACCAAACGTGGTATTGGGTAGATAACTATGGAAAGTCTACTGGTTACAGAAACAATCCAGAAAATGGGCGATGGCTATTAGGTATTTCTAAACCATCACCACAACTAGGAGCAAAACTAACGACTACTAAAATTAAAACAGAAGCAGACTTTTTAAATGAGCTCCAAAAAACAGATCCAGGAGAAGTGAAAAATTTAAAAAACAGACAGAAAAATGGATTGATTATAGGCGTAGTTGTTACAGGAACAAAAGAAGAACTGCTTTCTTTGAAAAACAAACTATATGTTAAAGCAGCTAGTTTGGGAGCAGTGGTAGATAAATATTGA
- a CDS encoding RNA polymerase sigma factor → MKNRLSNDQLKIVMNQLYSYLIKQGANQETAKDIFQEAVCKLLLHLESIDTDKYKSWLFKVAINLYYDHCRKNKKSQYVVVEDYLITNERLIEEIMIVQENQLLVRSILQKLSPTFKQLLLLKYELEWSYKQIAEYVDMKPEAVKTYLARARKTFKEMYRRECNEENE, encoded by the coding sequence TTGAAAAATCGGTTATCAAACGATCAACTAAAAATTGTCATGAATCAACTTTACTCATATTTAATTAAACAAGGTGCAAACCAAGAAACAGCTAAAGATATTTTTCAAGAAGCTGTTTGTAAACTACTTCTTCATCTTGAATCGATTGATACCGATAAATATAAATCATGGCTTTTTAAAGTAGCTATAAACTTATATTACGATCACTGTCGAAAGAACAAAAAATCTCAGTACGTGGTAGTAGAAGATTACCTTATTACCAATGAACGATTAATTGAAGAGATAATGATTGTACAAGAAAATCAGCTTCTAGTAAGAAGTATACTTCAAAAGTTGTCTCCCACCTTTAAGCAACTGCTTCTTTTAAAATACGAGCTAGAGTGGTCATATAAACAAATTGCGGAATATGTAGATATGAAACCTGAGGCTGTGAAAACATATTTAGCTCGTGCTAGAAAAACATTTAAAGAGATGTATAGGAGAGAATGTAATGAAGAAAACGAATGA
- a CDS encoding type 1 glutamine amidotransferase family protein, translated as MQTKKVYIYVFNTMSDWEYGYLIAELNSGRYFRQGLAPLKVMTVGVNKEIIKTMGGLSIQPDISLDECTLLDKDLLILPGGNTWSEEIHQPILKKVGEVLELGTIVAAICGATDALANSGYLDSRKHTLNNLEYTKMVCPNYKGEKLYEGGPVVSDNNMITASGIAPLEFARDVLKKLDVFASNTLDSWYILNKTQKSEYFFQLMSSI; from the coding sequence ATGCAAACTAAAAAAGTTTATATTTATGTATTTAACACAATGTCAGATTGGGAGTATGGATATTTAATTGCTGAACTAAATTCAGGAAGATATTTCAGACAAGGTTTAGCCCCTTTAAAAGTAATGACGGTAGGAGTTAATAAAGAAATTATTAAAACAATGGGGGGGCTGAGTATACAGCCGGATATTTCTCTTGATGAGTGCACTCTTTTGGATAAAGATCTTTTAATTCTACCGGGAGGAAATACATGGAGTGAGGAGATTCATCAACCTATATTGAAAAAAGTTGGGGAAGTTTTAGAGCTTGGTACTATTGTAGCTGCAATTTGTGGTGCTACTGATGCCCTTGCAAATAGTGGATACTTAGATTCTAGAAAGCATACGCTTAATAACTTAGAATATACAAAAATGGTCTGTCCCAACTATAAAGGGGAGAAGTTGTATGAGGGTGGACCTGTAGTATCCGATAATAACATGATTACTGCTTCAGGAATAGCACCTCTAGAATTCGCGAGGGACGTATTAAAAAAATTAGATGTATTCGCATCAAATACATTAGATTCATGGTATATCTTAAATAAAACTCAGAAGTCTGAATACTTTTTTCAGTTAATGAGCTCAATATAG
- a CDS encoding DedA family protein has product MKIYELIRLSVEIMFTPISDDVLMLTQVGIWASKGINPYVVWISSWITLFIAFLWFFLVGRFFRQVPLIEKWMAKKWLQKAEKLLDRFGAGAIMLAFFVPGVRHPIHYIAGILKFPIKKYLLANFLASSLYSGGWTFMVYKFNQKIGIKLVLIWLHQHLSIVLPLVAIPLLCFIFYKVKRNKNES; this is encoded by the coding sequence ATGAAGATTTATGAACTAATTAGACTATCAGTAGAAATTATGTTTACGCCTATTTCTGATGATGTTCTAATGCTAACTCAAGTCGGTATCTGGGCTTCTAAGGGCATCAACCCTTATGTAGTGTGGATATCGTCTTGGATTACACTCTTTATAGCTTTTCTATGGTTCTTTCTAGTAGGAAGATTCTTTAGACAGGTGCCTCTAATTGAAAAATGGATGGCGAAGAAATGGTTACAAAAAGCCGAAAAGCTACTTGATCGTTTTGGGGCTGGGGCGATTATGTTAGCTTTTTTTGTACCTGGAGTTCGACACCCTATTCATTATATAGCCGGAATTTTAAAGTTTCCGATAAAAAAATACTTGCTAGCTAACTTTTTAGCATCTTCCTTATATTCGGGCGGTTGGACTTTTATGGTTTATAAGTTTAACCAAAAAATTGGAATCAAATTAGTGTTAATTTGGTTACATCAACACTTGTCTATCGTACTACCATTAGTCGCTATTCCCCTTTTATGCTTCATTTTCTACAAGGTGAAAAGAAATAAAAATGAGTCGTGA
- a CDS encoding sensor histidine kinase has product MKTRNNADKIGRPSVNLNTKLFLIFIISLIVSILSFFLFIFINPQFGDIRNQQIEQQKEEETIRKLLVQLTHSIEEKNMSLDDIDNIASTLNPITDAHPNLGFLVANAKGDVLFHSNNKKIKSTNIKYLLKQKLAAESTGNQSFNAHYSSFISLLSLQDDIGYLVIEGPSFDPIFSPNRYIYQVYMGLGGSVLIFFVLFLLWTRPITRYIKQIEEGINRIVNKDWTYSIPVKGKNELSFLAKNINWMTEQMRQRFEKERKVEQAKNELITNLSHDLRTPLTSIIGYLTLLKDKQYKNSEELEQYIQTTYGISFKLKNLLDELFEYTKLSLPDVDMQFQEVDLSGVLYQLVGEYTPMFENRGLSVKVDIPNDAVFISIDIEKMIRVFDNLLSNAEKYSHESGDIEIVLYTNEKQVIARISNTTDQIASEELNHLFDKFYRMDKARSSKVVGSGIGLSIAKRIVELHQGEIWAESEQNKTTMYVALPLHQDIKEKETIYEDL; this is encoded by the coding sequence ATGAAAACGAGAAATAATGCAGACAAAATTGGACGACCATCAGTTAATTTGAACACAAAATTATTCCTTATTTTTATTATCTCCTTGATTGTATCTATCCTTAGCTTTTTTCTTTTTATCTTCATAAATCCCCAATTTGGGGATATCCGTAACCAACAAATAGAGCAACAAAAAGAGGAAGAGACGATTAGAAAGCTCCTTGTTCAGCTCACTCATTCAATCGAAGAGAAGAACATGAGCTTAGATGATATAGATAACATTGCTTCAACGCTAAATCCTATAACGGATGCTCATCCTAATTTAGGGTTCTTAGTAGCAAATGCCAAAGGAGACGTTCTTTTTCATTCAAATAACAAAAAAATAAAAAGTACCAATATAAAGTATTTACTCAAACAAAAGCTTGCAGCTGAATCTACGGGTAATCAATCATTTAATGCACATTATTCTTCTTTTATATCGCTCCTTTCCCTTCAAGATGATATCGGATACCTCGTTATTGAAGGACCTTCTTTTGATCCTATTTTCAGTCCGAATAGATATATTTATCAAGTCTATATGGGACTTGGAGGTAGTGTGCTCATCTTTTTTGTCTTGTTTTTATTATGGACAAGGCCTATTACACGGTACATTAAGCAGATTGAAGAGGGAATCAACAGGATTGTGAACAAGGACTGGACGTATTCCATTCCGGTGAAAGGAAAAAATGAACTGTCATTCTTAGCTAAAAACATCAATTGGATGACCGAACAAATGAGGCAACGTTTTGAAAAAGAACGTAAAGTGGAACAAGCCAAAAATGAATTAATTACAAATCTCTCGCATGATTTACGAACTCCATTGACCTCTATTATTGGATATCTAACACTCTTGAAAGATAAACAGTATAAAAATAGTGAAGAGCTGGAGCAATATATTCAAACCACCTACGGTATTTCATTCAAATTGAAAAATTTATTGGATGAACTATTCGAATATACGAAGTTGTCCCTACCTGACGTAGACATGCAATTTCAAGAAGTCGATTTAAGTGGGGTGTTATATCAGCTTGTAGGAGAGTATACCCCTATGTTTGAAAATCGTGGGCTCTCTGTAAAAGTAGATATTCCCAATGATGCTGTCTTTATCTCCATAGATATTGAGAAAATGATTCGCGTTTTCGATAATTTACTTTCGAATGCTGAAAAATACAGTCATGAAAGTGGAGATATTGAGATAGTCCTCTATACTAACGAAAAACAAGTCATTGCACGTATTTCTAATACAACTGATCAAATTGCTTCTGAGGAATTAAACCATCTGTTTGATAAGTTTTATCGAATGGATAAAGCACGCTCTAGCAAAGTCGTAGGGTCGGGAATTGGCCTTTCCATTGCCAAACGAATTGTTGAACTTCATCAAGGCGAAATATGGGCAGAAAGCGAGCAAAACAAGACAACGATGTATGTTGCATTGCCTTTGCACCAAGATATAAAGGAGAAAGAGACCATTTATGAAGATTTATGA
- a CDS encoding response regulator transcription factor — protein sequence MSERTILIVDDEDEIRNLMSIYLKNEGYQVVDVPDAATAMDMLKKQKIDLIILDVMMPGMNGIDTCLKIREEYTMPIIFLSAKSEDMDKIHGLASGAEDYVTKPFNPLELMARVKSQLRRYYMAPEREVSSHFLEKGDLKVDGRTNEVFVRDQEVRLTPKEFQILSLLLQHQGQVFSIQQIYETVWKEPFYKSDNTIMVHMTKIRDKIEENPKKPIYIQTVWGVGYKA from the coding sequence ATGTCAGAAAGAACCATCCTTATTGTCGACGATGAAGACGAAATCAGAAATCTTATGTCCATTTATTTAAAAAATGAAGGATATCAAGTAGTAGATGTACCGGATGCTGCAACAGCTATGGATATGTTAAAAAAACAAAAAATTGACCTGATTATTCTAGATGTGATGATGCCAGGGATGAATGGGATAGATACTTGCTTAAAAATCAGAGAAGAATATACCATGCCCATTATTTTTTTATCAGCTAAATCAGAAGATATGGATAAAATTCACGGTCTGGCCAGTGGAGCAGAAGACTATGTTACAAAGCCCTTTAACCCATTAGAACTGATGGCGCGTGTAAAATCTCAACTTCGTCGATACTATATGGCGCCTGAAAGAGAGGTTTCTTCCCACTTCTTAGAAAAGGGAGACTTAAAAGTGGACGGAAGGACAAATGAAGTGTTTGTAAGAGATCAAGAGGTTCGTTTAACTCCTAAAGAATTTCAAATTCTCTCTTTGTTACTTCAGCATCAAGGACAAGTATTTAGTATTCAACAGATTTATGAAACTGTATGGAAAGAACCTTTTTATAAGTCGGATAATACGATTATGGTCCATATGACAAAAATTAGAGACAAAATAGAAGAGAACCCTAAAAAGCCAATCTATATTCAGACTGTATGGGGCGTAGGCTATAAAGCATGA
- a CDS encoding class I SAM-dependent methyltransferase — translation MNAMHFIQEYMRHPRAVGAIMPSSKSLAKKMMKSIPFKEITCIIEYGPGTGVFTEEIVQNKRKDTIFLAIEANETFYNILKKKYGHIENVHIIHDSAENISDYLKQYDIEKVDYIVSGLPFTSLPGTISTQILHETGSLLGPEGKFITFQYSKVKRSFFKSFFTTIQYEKVYRNVPPAYVFVCNN, via the coding sequence ATGAATGCCATGCATTTCATTCAAGAATATATGAGACACCCGCGTGCAGTTGGAGCGATTATGCCGAGCTCTAAATCATTAGCTAAGAAAATGATGAAGTCTATACCATTTAAGGAAATAACGTGTATCATTGAATATGGTCCAGGAACAGGCGTATTTACAGAAGAAATTGTTCAAAATAAACGGAAAGACACCATTTTCTTAGCGATAGAAGCCAATGAAACATTCTATAACATATTAAAGAAGAAATATGGACATATCGAGAATGTGCACATTATTCATGACTCTGCTGAGAATATAAGTGACTATTTAAAACAATATGACATTGAAAAAGTAGACTATATCGTATCTGGATTGCCTTTTACAAGCTTACCAGGAACTATTTCTACACAGATCTTACATGAGACAGGATCTTTGCTGGGACCAGAAGGCAAATTCATTACATTCCAGTATTCGAAAGTAAAACGCTCTTTCTTTAAATCCTTTTTTACTACGATTCAGTATGAAAAAGTGTATAGAAATGTTCCACCAGCTTATGTATTCGTATGTAATAACTAA
- a CDS encoding NADPH:quinone oxidoreductase family protein gives MKDQFKALVVDKVNDEFSMNVKNISLEFLPKSDVLIKVHYSGINYKDGLAGTPDGKIVRNYPFIPGVDLVGVVVSSNDPRFHEGDEVIATSYDIGVSHFGGYSEYASIPGDWIVPLPENLTLKEAIVVGTAGFTAALSIQRLEENGVSPDKGKVLVTGATGGVGSFAVSFLNSLGYKVEASTGKESEYEYLRKLGAHTIISRDMTYGGKVKALGAQKWAAAVDPVGGDPLSSVLSQIQYGGSVAVSGLTAGTKLASTVFPFILRGVNLLGIDSVYCPMETRLKIWKRIATDFKPSNFEDFISQEINLNQLPTVLPNILKGHVRGRTIVKLV, from the coding sequence ATGAAAGATCAATTCAAAGCGCTAGTAGTAGACAAAGTTAATGATGAATTTTCAATGAATGTAAAAAATATTTCTCTAGAATTTTTGCCTAAGAGTGATGTCTTAATCAAGGTACATTATTCAGGGATTAACTATAAAGATGGGCTAGCAGGTACTCCTGATGGTAAAATCGTAAGAAATTATCCATTTATACCAGGAGTAGATTTAGTAGGTGTAGTCGTTTCTTCTAATGACCCTCGCTTTCATGAAGGAGATGAAGTCATTGCAACAAGTTACGATATAGGTGTTTCCCACTTTGGTGGATACAGCGAATATGCCAGTATTCCAGGTGATTGGATTGTACCTTTACCTGAAAATTTGACTCTTAAAGAAGCCATTGTAGTAGGAACAGCAGGCTTTACGGCAGCCCTATCTATACAACGTCTAGAGGAGAATGGGGTGTCACCAGACAAAGGAAAAGTTCTTGTGACAGGTGCAACCGGTGGCGTTGGCAGTTTTGCGGTCTCATTTTTAAACTCTCTGGGTTATAAAGTAGAAGCTAGCACAGGGAAAGAATCGGAGTATGAGTATTTACGAAAACTCGGAGCTCATACCATTATTTCAAGGGATATGACGTATGGAGGAAAGGTTAAAGCTTTAGGGGCACAAAAATGGGCTGCAGCCGTTGACCCTGTTGGTGGAGATCCTCTGTCCTCTGTTTTAAGTCAGATTCAATATGGTGGTTCAGTTGCTGTTAGTGGGTTAACAGCTGGGACAAAACTGGCCTCTACTGTTTTTCCATTTATTTTAAGGGGCGTCAACTTACTTGGCATTGACTCTGTATACTGCCCAATGGAAACACGTTTGAAAATATGGAAACGTATAGCAACAGATTTCAAACCATCAAATTTTGAAGATTTTATCTCACAAGAAATTAATTTAAATCAGCTTCCTACTGTTCTTCCTAACATATTAAAAGGGCATGTAAGAGGAAGAACGATTGTAAAATTAGTCTGA
- a CDS encoding TetR/AcrR family transcriptional regulator, translated as MKKKAEERKNQILRAAFQSMSVQGYNSVTLQSIADHAEVSKGVVHYYFENKEDTLSQLLEWLTNKIYNYELASVNSESTPLGKLKAYVNSVFVAPEKNAKFYRVYLDFLSQAGQNETYRKINHHFYQNCWGITSDIIASGQKTGVFEQNINIENTSKTMRAIIDGLLIQWLMNEDINSHQYYKETCYQSFLDLLKVN; from the coding sequence ATGAAGAAAAAAGCAGAAGAGAGAAAGAATCAAATATTAAGAGCAGCTTTCCAATCTATGTCAGTACAAGGTTATAATTCGGTTACCTTACAGAGTATTGCTGATCATGCAGAAGTTAGTAAAGGAGTCGTCCATTATTATTTTGAGAATAAGGAAGATACCTTATCTCAACTCCTTGAGTGGCTTACAAATAAAATCTATAACTATGAGCTTGCATCAGTGAATTCAGAGTCTACTCCCTTGGGTAAATTAAAAGCTTATGTAAACTCAGTGTTTGTCGCCCCTGAGAAAAATGCAAAATTTTATAGAGTTTATTTAGATTTCTTGTCTCAGGCAGGTCAAAATGAAACATATAGAAAAATTAATCATCATTTTTATCAAAACTGTTGGGGCATTACATCTGACATTATTGCTTCTGGTCAGAAAACAGGAGTGTTTGAACAGAATATTAATATAGAAAACACTTCAAAAACCATGCGCGCTATTATAGATGGATTGCTCATTCAATGGCTAATGAACGAAGATATAAATTCCCATCAATATTACAAAGAGACTTGCTATCAAAGCTTTTTAGACTTGCTAAAAGTTAATTAG